The following proteins are co-located in the Melanotaenia boesemani isolate fMelBoe1 chromosome 5, fMelBoe1.pri, whole genome shotgun sequence genome:
- the LOC121640502 gene encoding uncharacterized protein LOC121640502 has protein sequence MKMICWFLISVLASSSSCKIPNPPPTAGQTNITAEPGHDVSLPCRAGHDGDIISVHWIRPDLDPEYVLLYRNGRFNLFHQHPSFQNRVDIQDRQMKDGDVSLILKNLTINDTGTYECRVLQKGTNTVFTKSIIHLEVSPPGTTQDGGDKDGGDKDGGDNDGGDKDGGHNDGGDKDGGHNDGGDKDGEGKDGDDEDVKWMWINGFSLLCIRRDFNSSSSFQPDPVTCKTSNIKVCYLLHVLPSS, from the exons ATGAAGATGATCTGCtggtttttaatctcagttcTGGCCTCCAGCAGCTCCTGTAAAATCCCCAACCCTCCTCCTACAGCAG gacagacaaacatcacagctgaacCTGGACATGACGTCTCTCTGCCATGTAGAgctggacatgatggagacatcaTATCTGTACACTGGATCAGACCTGATCTGGATCCAGAATATGTTCTTTTGTATAGAAATGGACGTTTTAATCTCTTccaccagcatccatctttccagAACCGGGTGGATATTCaggacagacagatgaaggaTGGAGACGTGTCTCTGATTCTAAAGAATCTGACAATTAATGATACAGGAACATATGAATGTAGAGTCTTACAGAAAGGAACAAACACCGTGTTCACAAAgtccatcatccatctggaagtttctcctccag GTACAACacaggatggaggagacaaggatggaggagacaaggatggaggagacaaCGATGGAGGAGACAAGGATGGAGGACACAACGATGGAGGAGACAAGGATGGAGGACACAACGATGGAGGAGACAAGGATGGAGAAGGCAAGGATGGAG ATGATGAGGATGTTAAGTGGATGTGGATAAATGGATTTAGTCTCCTCTGCATCAGAAGGGATTTTAACTCTTCCTCTTCGTTCCAACCAGATCCAGTTACATGTAAAACCAGTAACATAAAG gtttgttacCTGCTGCATGTTTTACCATCAAGCTGA
- the LOC121640434 gene encoding zinc finger MYM-type protein 1-like isoform X2: MWTNDRRQEKLEVKKLGAHHPKDLKMSQKDTRQNRSFCVSWFQRKEWLTASQAKKSLFCFPCLLFGGDTAWTEQGVVDLKHLSDKIKKHECSTSHIGNGVKLTMLGKVNIACQLDEGHRFAVQRHNELVKKNRHSLSRIVDCIKFCGAHELSLRGSDESSTSLNRGVFLDLVDQFSFLDSQLADHLSNTQVAKYTSKTSQNELLDCMLSVYEKKLGDEISQAPFVAVQADETTDVARVSQCVIVLRYVTECSAVERFLSFSPLVDRTAEGFEKLLREKLQPYKLESKLIAQTYDGAAVMSGAASGLQARLKETFPHAHFVHCYAHQLNLIIQQACSCLTPVRIFFANLTAFATFFAKSPKRTAVLDEVCGIRIPESGQTRWNFKSRTVHTVFEQQNSLKACFEKIQNSQSWDSVSVQQAHGLSTLLEDEDFIFFLEFFHAALMHVDIFYNTLQKRTTDPLNTGQALMNFSRSITGLREQLIKDDCHPNAPRRMQRSGCVSVATQCCSIMIEQSKARFEKARHLMSFELINPELFSQFKASFPQQQLDVACEHFPMICKEKLKGELMVMYSSAEFAVLTSAVTLLKMLIENNLQNTFSETLKLTQIAITTPMTSAESERCFSTLKRIKSFLRSTMGQDRLNALAVLSIERDFIQKSPDFNEMVINLFASQKNRRAELLFK, from the exons ATGTGGACCAACGACAGACGAC AGGAAAAACTCGAGGTGAAGAAGCTGGGGGCACACCACCCAAAAGATCTGAAAATGAGCCAGAAAGACACGCGCCAAAATCGCAGCTTTTGTGTGAGCTGGTTTCAGAGAAAAGAATGGCTAACAGCTAGCCAAGCTAAAAAGTCGCTTTTCTGTTTCCCGTGTTTACTTTTTGGAGGAGACACAGCTTGGACTGAGCAAGGTGTTGTGgatctgaaacatttatcagataaaataaagaaacacgAATGCAGCACAAGTCATATCGGAAATGGCGTAAAGCTGACGATGTTGGGTAAAGTCAACATCGCCTGCCAGCTCGATGAGGGCCACCGCTTTGCTGTACAGAGACACAACGAACTTGTCAAGAAAAACAGGCATTCATTATCACGTATTGTGGACTGTATTAAGTTTTGCGGGGCTCACGAACTCTCTTTACGTGGATCTGATGAATCTTCCACTTCGCTTAATCGGGGCGTGTTTCTGGACCTCGTTGACCAGTTCTCCTTTTTAGACAGCCAGTTAGCTGATCACCTGTCAAACACACAGGTTGCAAAGTACACCTCAAAAACCAGCCAGAATGAGTTGCTGGACTGCATGCTATCAGTTTATGAAAAGAAACTGGGCGATGAAATATCGCAAGCACCGTTTGTGGCTGTGCAAGCTGATGAGACGACAGATGTGGCGCGTGTCAGCCAGTGCGTCATTGTGCTCCGTTACGTCACCGAGTGTTCTGCTGTGGagagatttctttctttttctccgtTAGTGGACAGAACTGCAGAGGGGTTTGAAAAACTTCTGAGAGAAAAACTCCAGCCATATAAACTGGAAAGTAAACTGATCGCACAAACGTATGATGGGGCTGCTGTTATGAGCGGCGCAGCGTCGGGCTTGCAGGCCAGATTAAAGGAGACGTTTCCTCACGCGCACTTTGTGCACTGTTATGCCCATCAGCTGAACCTAATAATTCAACAGGCCTGCTCATGCCTCACACCAGTCAGAATTTTTTTTGCAAACTTAACAGCCTTTGCAACGTTTTTCGCCAAGTCTCCCAAAAGAACTGCGGTTCTGGATGAAGTTTGCGGGATTAGGATTCCCGAGTCGGGACAAACAAGGTGGAACTTCAAGAGCCGCACAGTCCACACGGTGTTCGAGCAACAAAACAGTCTGAAGGCATGttttgaaaaaatacaaaacagccAGTCCTGGGACAGCGTGTCCGTCCAACAAGCCCACGGTCTGTCCACATTACTGGAGGATgaagactttattttctttttagagttTTTCCACGCCGCTCTGATGCATGTCGATATTTTCTACAACACCCTTCAGAAACGAACCACGGATCCCCTGAATACTGGACAAGCCCTGATGAATTTCTCCAGGTCCATAACTGGACTGAGAGAACAGCTGATCAAAGATGACTGTCATCCAAACGCGCCACGCAGGATGCAGAGGTCTGGCTGCGTGTCGGTGGCCACGCAGTGCTGCAGCATCATGATCGAGCAGTCCAAAGCTCGCTTTGAAAAAGCCCGACACCTAATGTCGTTTGAACTGATAAACCCGGAGCTGTTCTCACAGTTTAAGGCCAGTTTCCCCCAACAACAGCTGGATGTCGCATGTGAACATTTTCCAATGATCTGCAAGGAGAAACTAAAGGGTGAGCTGATGGTGATGTACAGCAGTGCGGAGTTTGCGGTGTTAACGTCTGCAGTGACACTTTTGAAAATGTTGATAGAGAATAATCTTCAAAACACTTTCTCTGAAACTCTGAAACTGACACAAATAGCCATCACAACCCCGATGACATCAGCAGAGTCAGAGAGGTGCTTCAGCACCTTGAAGAGGATAAAGTCTTTTCTGAGAAGCACTATGGGACAGGACAGACTGAACGCACTGGCCGTGCTTTCTATTGAGCGGGACTTCATTCAGAAATCACCTGACTTCAATGAGATGGTGATCAACCTGTTTGCATCTCAGAAAAATCGTCGTGCTGAACTCCTCTTCAAATGA
- the LOC121640434 gene encoding zinc finger MYM-type protein 1-like isoform X1: protein MAEIGANEVDYLLLHPFSLMSLEEKLEVKKLGAHHPKDLKMSQKDTRQNRSFCVSWFQRKEWLTASQAKKSLFCFPCLLFGGDTAWTEQGVVDLKHLSDKIKKHECSTSHIGNGVKLTMLGKVNIACQLDEGHRFAVQRHNELVKKNRHSLSRIVDCIKFCGAHELSLRGSDESSTSLNRGVFLDLVDQFSFLDSQLADHLSNTQVAKYTSKTSQNELLDCMLSVYEKKLGDEISQAPFVAVQADETTDVARVSQCVIVLRYVTECSAVERFLSFSPLVDRTAEGFEKLLREKLQPYKLESKLIAQTYDGAAVMSGAASGLQARLKETFPHAHFVHCYAHQLNLIIQQACSCLTPVRIFFANLTAFATFFAKSPKRTAVLDEVCGIRIPESGQTRWNFKSRTVHTVFEQQNSLKACFEKIQNSQSWDSVSVQQAHGLSTLLEDEDFIFFLEFFHAALMHVDIFYNTLQKRTTDPLNTGQALMNFSRSITGLREQLIKDDCHPNAPRRMQRSGCVSVATQCCSIMIEQSKARFEKARHLMSFELINPELFSQFKASFPQQQLDVACEHFPMICKEKLKGELMVMYSSAEFAVLTSAVTLLKMLIENNLQNTFSETLKLTQIAITTPMTSAESERCFSTLKRIKSFLRSTMGQDRLNALAVLSIERDFIQKSPDFNEMVINLFASQKNRRAELLFK, encoded by the coding sequence ATGGCGGAAATTGGCGCAAACGAAGTGGATTATTTGCTTTtacatccattttctttaatgTCTTTAGAGGAAAAACTCGAGGTGAAGAAGCTGGGGGCACACCACCCAAAAGATCTGAAAATGAGCCAGAAAGACACGCGCCAAAATCGCAGCTTTTGTGTGAGCTGGTTTCAGAGAAAAGAATGGCTAACAGCTAGCCAAGCTAAAAAGTCGCTTTTCTGTTTCCCGTGTTTACTTTTTGGAGGAGACACAGCTTGGACTGAGCAAGGTGTTGTGgatctgaaacatttatcagataaaataaagaaacacgAATGCAGCACAAGTCATATCGGAAATGGCGTAAAGCTGACGATGTTGGGTAAAGTCAACATCGCCTGCCAGCTCGATGAGGGCCACCGCTTTGCTGTACAGAGACACAACGAACTTGTCAAGAAAAACAGGCATTCATTATCACGTATTGTGGACTGTATTAAGTTTTGCGGGGCTCACGAACTCTCTTTACGTGGATCTGATGAATCTTCCACTTCGCTTAATCGGGGCGTGTTTCTGGACCTCGTTGACCAGTTCTCCTTTTTAGACAGCCAGTTAGCTGATCACCTGTCAAACACACAGGTTGCAAAGTACACCTCAAAAACCAGCCAGAATGAGTTGCTGGACTGCATGCTATCAGTTTATGAAAAGAAACTGGGCGATGAAATATCGCAAGCACCGTTTGTGGCTGTGCAAGCTGATGAGACGACAGATGTGGCGCGTGTCAGCCAGTGCGTCATTGTGCTCCGTTACGTCACCGAGTGTTCTGCTGTGGagagatttctttctttttctccgtTAGTGGACAGAACTGCAGAGGGGTTTGAAAAACTTCTGAGAGAAAAACTCCAGCCATATAAACTGGAAAGTAAACTGATCGCACAAACGTATGATGGGGCTGCTGTTATGAGCGGCGCAGCGTCGGGCTTGCAGGCCAGATTAAAGGAGACGTTTCCTCACGCGCACTTTGTGCACTGTTATGCCCATCAGCTGAACCTAATAATTCAACAGGCCTGCTCATGCCTCACACCAGTCAGAATTTTTTTTGCAAACTTAACAGCCTTTGCAACGTTTTTCGCCAAGTCTCCCAAAAGAACTGCGGTTCTGGATGAAGTTTGCGGGATTAGGATTCCCGAGTCGGGACAAACAAGGTGGAACTTCAAGAGCCGCACAGTCCACACGGTGTTCGAGCAACAAAACAGTCTGAAGGCATGttttgaaaaaatacaaaacagccAGTCCTGGGACAGCGTGTCCGTCCAACAAGCCCACGGTCTGTCCACATTACTGGAGGATgaagactttattttctttttagagttTTTCCACGCCGCTCTGATGCATGTCGATATTTTCTACAACACCCTTCAGAAACGAACCACGGATCCCCTGAATACTGGACAAGCCCTGATGAATTTCTCCAGGTCCATAACTGGACTGAGAGAACAGCTGATCAAAGATGACTGTCATCCAAACGCGCCACGCAGGATGCAGAGGTCTGGCTGCGTGTCGGTGGCCACGCAGTGCTGCAGCATCATGATCGAGCAGTCCAAAGCTCGCTTTGAAAAAGCCCGACACCTAATGTCGTTTGAACTGATAAACCCGGAGCTGTTCTCACAGTTTAAGGCCAGTTTCCCCCAACAACAGCTGGATGTCGCATGTGAACATTTTCCAATGATCTGCAAGGAGAAACTAAAGGGTGAGCTGATGGTGATGTACAGCAGTGCGGAGTTTGCGGTGTTAACGTCTGCAGTGACACTTTTGAAAATGTTGATAGAGAATAATCTTCAAAACACTTTCTCTGAAACTCTGAAACTGACACAAATAGCCATCACAACCCCGATGACATCAGCAGAGTCAGAGAGGTGCTTCAGCACCTTGAAGAGGATAAAGTCTTTTCTGAGAAGCACTATGGGACAGGACAGACTGAACGCACTGGCCGTGCTTTCTATTGAGCGGGACTTCATTCAGAAATCACCTGACTTCAATGAGATGGTGATCAACCTGTTTGCATCTCAGAAAAATCGTCGTGCTGAACTCCTCTTCAAATGA